The following proteins come from a genomic window of Mustelus asterias chromosome 1, sMusAst1.hap1.1, whole genome shotgun sequence:
- the slc10a7 gene encoding sodium/bile acid cotransporter 7 isoform X4: MGLLERARKQWFLVAIVLAITSAKLQPSVGMHGGPLRPEITITYVAVSTIFLNSGLSLKTEELTSALMHVKLHMFVQIFTLGFFPMAVWFFLKLLALTSINPWLLKGLQTVGCMPPPVSSAVILTKAVGGNELCG; this comes from the exons ATGGGGCTACTCGAGCGCGCCCGGAAGCAGTGGTTCCTGGTGGCCATCGTGCTGGCGATCACCTCGGCTAAACTGCAGCCTTCTGTGGGAATGCATGGAG GACCATTGAGGCCAGAGATTACTATAACTTATGTTGCTGTTTCAAcgatatttttaaacagtggactCTCATTAAAGACTGAG GAGCTGACTAGTGCTTTGATGCATGTAAAACTTCACATGTTTGTACAGATCTTTACCCTTGGATTTTTCCCAATGGCTGTTTGGTTTTTTCTTAAGTTATTAGCTCTGACATCTATAAACCCATGGCTTTTAAAAgg TTTACAGACTGTTGGTTGTATGCCTCCTCCTGTGTCATCTGCCGTAATCTTAACCAAAGCGGTTGGTGGAAATGAG TTATGCGGCTAG